A part of Marinomonas rhizomae genomic DNA contains:
- the uraH gene encoding hydroxyisourate hydrolase, with translation MGYLTTHILDTTKGIAAAGVKIDLYQQTKDGQRQLIHSTISNNDGRCDQPLLQADSFSAGIYELEFAIDEYFADSSNEATLKEGPSFLNTVIIRFGISDENAHYHVPLLVSPYSYSTYRGS, from the coding sequence ATGGGATACTTAACCACACACATTTTAGATACGACAAAAGGCATCGCCGCCGCTGGTGTTAAAATCGACCTTTACCAGCAAACTAAAGACGGACAACGACAGCTCATTCATAGCACGATATCCAACAATGATGGTCGCTGTGATCAGCCCTTATTACAAGCGGATAGCTTCTCTGCAGGCATATATGAGCTGGAGTTCGCCATTGATGAGTACTTTGCTGACAGCTCTAATGAAGCCACTCTAAAAGAGGGTCCGAGCTTCTTAAATACAGTAATTATTCGTTTCGGCATCAGTGATGAAAACGCTCACTATCATGTTCCTCTTCTGGTTTCGCCTTATTCTTACAGTACTTATCGTGGCAGCTAG
- the hpxO gene encoding FAD-dependent urate hydroxylase HpxO → MKALIIGGGIGGMSAAAALKQQGIECEIFEAVKEIKPVGAALSIWSNGVKCMNHLGMGSIMDELGGPMHNMAYHDGITGSVMTQFSLAPLVDAVGERPCPVSRADLQSQMIDWWGRDKVQFGKRIERVEQSDTGVTAYFTDGTSAVGDFMIAADGAHSVVRADVIGYQTERRYADYVNWNGLVEIDESIAPGDQWTTFVGEGKRVSIMPIANGRFYFFFDVPLPKGLAEDRSTVVADLTRYFKGWAEPVQKLIAAINPETTNRIEIHDIEPFDTLVKGNIALLGDAAHSTTPDIGQGGCSALEDAVVLGQCFADQLKEKGKTVSGVLAALKQYEEERRYRVKDLVLKARKRCDVTHGKNMQETQAWYDELRHETGENIIAGLRTTIIGGPLA, encoded by the coding sequence ATGAAAGCACTTATTATTGGCGGCGGTATTGGCGGCATGTCTGCAGCGGCTGCGTTAAAGCAACAAGGCATCGAGTGTGAAATTTTTGAAGCAGTGAAAGAAATCAAACCTGTTGGCGCGGCGCTCTCTATTTGGTCTAACGGTGTAAAGTGCATGAACCATTTAGGTATGGGCAGCATTATGGACGAACTCGGTGGCCCGATGCACAACATGGCCTATCACGACGGTATAACTGGCTCCGTGATGACGCAGTTCAGTCTTGCACCATTGGTTGATGCGGTTGGAGAACGCCCTTGCCCTGTATCAAGAGCAGACTTACAAAGCCAAATGATCGATTGGTGGGGACGCGACAAAGTCCAGTTTGGCAAACGCATTGAAAGAGTCGAACAGAGTGACACAGGCGTCACCGCATATTTTACCGATGGCACCAGCGCCGTGGGTGATTTTATGATTGCGGCCGATGGCGCACATTCTGTCGTACGCGCTGACGTGATAGGTTATCAAACAGAACGTCGCTACGCCGATTATGTGAACTGGAATGGTTTGGTAGAAATCGATGAAAGCATTGCCCCTGGCGATCAATGGACAACCTTTGTTGGCGAAGGCAAACGCGTTTCTATTATGCCAATTGCCAATGGTCGCTTTTACTTCTTCTTTGATGTGCCATTACCAAAAGGCCTAGCGGAAGACAGAAGCACAGTCGTTGCTGATCTAACGAGGTACTTTAAAGGTTGGGCTGAACCTGTCCAAAAACTGATTGCCGCCATTAATCCAGAAACCACAAACCGTATCGAAATTCATGACATCGAGCCATTCGATACCTTGGTAAAAGGCAATATCGCCCTACTTGGCGATGCGGCTCACAGCACAACCCCAGACATTGGCCAAGGCGGTTGCTCTGCACTCGAAGACGCCGTTGTACTTGGTCAGTGTTTCGCGGATCAATTAAAAGAGAAAGGCAAAACGGTTTCTGGTGTGCTAGCCGCTTTGAAGCAATATGAAGAAGAGCGCCGCTATCGCGTTAAAGACCTTGTACTAAAAGCTCGTAAACGTTGCGATGTTACTCATGGTAAAAACATGCAAGAAACCCAAGCTTGGTACGACGAACTAAGGCACGAAACAGGCGAAAATATCATCGCAGGATTGCGCACCACTATTATCGGTGGGCCGCTGGCCTAG
- a CDS encoding TRAP transporter substrate-binding protein, translating into MFTRKTLAALTITSALAVTPTAFAAKMITVANFFPDTHPNSIALKDTFKKDVESLSNGELKVKVFSNGVLGAEEKLYNSVRGGTISMAILGTIMDKEVENVGIIQLPFLFKNYEHAQNALNSDIGQKLVNDMDTNTGMHFLAYGVQGFRVVASNREISSMDDFKGLRLRFPGISSMLEIGKNLGANITPLPISEVFSALEQGVVDGVENPYPNIVASKWYEIVKYITETNHVFTPNLYLMNNNTWNGLTKEQQTAVSTAAQNAAKQEWSLLIKQEAQNKATLEQDGVKITVPDQAFHSALIQAEQSAYENFYKSHPGARDIVQEIIALGEK; encoded by the coding sequence ATGTTCACACGAAAAACCCTTGCGGCCCTCACTATCACATCAGCCCTTGCTGTCACACCAACGGCTTTTGCAGCAAAAATGATAACGGTTGCTAACTTTTTTCCTGATACTCACCCAAACAGTATCGCCCTAAAAGACACCTTCAAAAAAGATGTCGAAAGCCTTAGCAATGGCGAGCTAAAAGTTAAAGTGTTTAGCAATGGTGTATTGGGCGCAGAAGAAAAGCTTTATAACTCCGTTCGAGGCGGCACCATTAGCATGGCTATCCTCGGCACCATTATGGATAAAGAAGTAGAAAATGTTGGCATCATCCAACTGCCCTTCTTATTCAAAAATTACGAACACGCTCAAAACGCGTTAAACAGCGATATCGGCCAGAAATTGGTGAATGATATGGACACCAATACAGGGATGCATTTCCTGGCTTATGGTGTACAAGGTTTCCGCGTAGTTGCCAGTAACCGAGAAATCTCTTCTATGGATGATTTCAAAGGATTGCGCCTTCGCTTCCCTGGTATTTCCAGTATGCTAGAAATCGGTAAAAACCTAGGTGCGAATATCACGCCTTTGCCTATTTCTGAAGTGTTTAGTGCATTAGAGCAAGGTGTTGTGGATGGCGTTGAAAACCCATATCCAAATATCGTCGCGTCTAAGTGGTATGAAATTGTGAAATACATCACAGAAACGAATCACGTTTTCACGCCAAACTTGTACTTGATGAACAACAACACTTGGAACGGCTTAACCAAGGAGCAACAAACAGCTGTCTCTACAGCGGCACAAAATGCAGCGAAGCAAGAATGGAGTTTGTTGATCAAACAAGAAGCACAAAACAAAGCAACTCTTGAGCAAGATGGTGTGAAAATCACCGTTCCAGATCAAGCATTCCACAGTGCGTTAATACAAGCAGAACAGTCTGCTTATGAAAATTTCTATAAATCACACCCAGGTGCTCGCGATATTGTCCAAGAGATCATTGCACTAGGCGAAAAGTAA
- the uraD gene encoding 2-oxo-4-hydroxy-4-carboxy-5-ureidoimidazoline decarboxylase encodes MHDPLAVISEMEKADFIALFSSIYEHSTWVAEELWRQKASHPSEYFDSIDKIKATMADIVEQSTDEQKLILLRAHPDLAGKAALAGELTHASTSEQSGAGLDQCSEEELAHFLQLNDTYREKFGFPFIMAVKGATKDQILAGFESRTPNDWQTEFDRAMSEVHKIAGFRLADL; translated from the coding sequence ATGCACGACCCGTTAGCTGTAATCAGTGAAATGGAAAAAGCGGATTTTATCGCGCTATTTAGCAGTATTTATGAACATTCCACTTGGGTGGCAGAAGAGCTATGGCGACAAAAAGCCTCGCACCCCAGCGAGTACTTTGACAGCATCGATAAAATCAAAGCCACTATGGCAGACATCGTAGAGCAAAGTACAGATGAACAAAAACTCATACTGCTACGTGCTCATCCAGATTTAGCTGGCAAAGCGGCGTTAGCGGGTGAACTCACTCATGCGTCAACCTCAGAGCAGTCAGGAGCAGGGCTGGATCAATGCTCAGAAGAAGAGTTGGCGCATTTTCTACAGCTGAACGATACATACCGAGAGAAGTTTGGCTTTCCCTTCATCATGGCCGTAAAAGGCGCGACCAAGGATCAGATACTTGCAGGCTTTGAATCTAGAACCCCCAATGACTGGCAAACAGAGTTTGACCGCGCCATGAGCGAAGTGCATAAAATTGCAGGGTTCAGATTGGCGGATTTGTAA
- a CDS encoding TonB-dependent siderophore receptor: MNKTLIAKYVSSRIKPRHSFILALAIISPIALAADEPTDQNTNTENNTLDTLVISGVKQSLTTNVSQSSMRTEANLAEIPRSVVVINDEIASEQNASSLSDVVHNISNVSEDNNYGGTRDQFSIRGFNANVYEDGARVYGVAQDKAVMEDIQYVEVVKGPESVLYGNMNPGGLINVISKKPSPNQATDIELNLDEHGQQRLSIDSTGALNKDKTVLYRIVGVTDDSDEWRDDSDSTQTFIAPTITWFASEDTEVTLFYKYNKEELPFDRGTLAVRNASNTGWNFLDIDSSRIGTSFSRQERETEKFGFEVAHDVNDYWTTRFKYQHQKRDTDGRRVHFYAASDASVSTVLGTSIRNQDQYKVAFDGNINRYVNDSQTSSNTDIFSWENQLNFDWGKSSHTIITGADATRYKETIINNASKSWSNTTMAALSAVIFGEASPNSGLYNYYTDSSAASDPNDYYHLNTTKEEIKEYGIFINDLIKYGDWNFAVGLRHDTYSREFKDTYDSAILANPAGRANFSNSDAKSPNDSNLSGQIGALYKLSDSVSFFSNIATSYLPNNNFDTVKQEWVDPQEGTQYEAGIRFSLLNHKLNLTTSAFHINLDNVAYRNDGNPISYDVYKQRSQGFEIDGDYAINDQLTTLFSYGYTDVDFVDSPDSANKPVNVPMHNASAWLFYDVTEEWGVGTGILYVGERAGNRRKDYDYKLDAYTTTDVTLWYQPSFANDQLRMQLTVANIFDEDYYSAGSDSTQNAVYLGEPRTVSLKAKYSF, encoded by the coding sequence ATGAATAAGACACTCATAGCCAAATATGTCTCATCTAGGATCAAACCAAGACATTCATTTATTCTGGCTCTCGCTATAATCAGTCCGATTGCTCTAGCAGCAGATGAACCTACAGATCAAAACACAAATACAGAGAACAATACGCTAGACACACTAGTTATCTCTGGAGTTAAACAGTCGCTCACAACGAATGTCTCACAATCCTCCATGCGAACTGAGGCGAACTTAGCTGAAATCCCTAGATCTGTAGTGGTTATAAACGACGAGATTGCAAGCGAGCAAAATGCGAGCTCTTTAAGCGATGTAGTACATAACATCAGCAACGTATCAGAAGACAATAACTATGGCGGAACAAGAGATCAATTTTCTATTCGTGGTTTTAATGCCAACGTCTATGAAGATGGAGCTAGAGTATATGGCGTCGCACAAGATAAAGCGGTCATGGAAGACATTCAGTATGTCGAAGTAGTTAAAGGGCCAGAATCAGTTTTGTATGGCAACATGAATCCTGGTGGACTAATCAACGTCATTAGCAAAAAGCCATCACCTAACCAAGCAACAGATATTGAGTTGAATCTAGATGAACATGGACAACAACGTCTAAGCATCGACAGTACTGGAGCACTTAATAAAGATAAAACGGTTCTTTATCGTATTGTCGGCGTAACGGATGATTCTGATGAATGGCGAGATGACTCAGACAGCACCCAAACCTTTATTGCTCCGACCATTACGTGGTTTGCTAGTGAGGACACCGAAGTCACTCTATTTTATAAATACAATAAAGAGGAGCTTCCTTTCGATCGTGGCACATTGGCGGTACGTAACGCCTCAAACACAGGATGGAACTTCCTAGATATTGACTCTAGCCGAATAGGAACTAGCTTTTCTAGACAGGAGCGTGAAACTGAAAAATTTGGTTTTGAAGTGGCTCATGACGTCAATGATTACTGGACGACTCGCTTCAAATATCAACATCAAAAGCGTGATACAGACGGTCGCAGAGTGCATTTCTATGCTGCTTCAGACGCTTCAGTATCAACAGTTCTTGGCACAAGTATCCGAAACCAAGATCAATACAAAGTAGCATTTGACGGTAATATCAACCGCTATGTTAACGATAGCCAAACAAGCAGCAACACAGACATATTCTCTTGGGAAAACCAACTTAACTTTGACTGGGGAAAAAGCTCACACACAATCATTACAGGTGCTGACGCGACACGCTACAAAGAGACAATAATTAACAATGCCTCTAAAAGCTGGTCAAATACCACAATGGCAGCGCTCTCTGCCGTAATTTTTGGTGAAGCGTCGCCTAATTCTGGACTCTATAATTACTATACAGATAGCTCAGCAGCCAGTGACCCAAATGATTACTACCACTTAAATACAACAAAAGAAGAAATAAAAGAATACGGCATTTTTATCAATGATTTAATAAAGTATGGAGACTGGAACTTTGCTGTAGGGCTTCGACATGATACTTATTCAAGAGAATTCAAAGACACCTATGACAGTGCCATTTTAGCTAACCCTGCAGGGAGAGCCAACTTTAGCAACTCAGACGCGAAAAGTCCGAATGACTCTAACCTAAGCGGACAAATAGGCGCCCTATATAAGCTGTCGGATTCTGTTTCTTTCTTCTCAAATATTGCGACTTCTTATCTACCAAACAACAATTTCGATACAGTGAAGCAAGAATGGGTAGACCCACAGGAAGGTACACAATACGAAGCAGGCATCAGGTTTTCGCTCTTAAATCACAAACTTAATTTGACAACATCCGCATTCCATATCAACTTAGATAACGTTGCTTATAGAAACGATGGCAATCCAATTAGTTATGATGTCTACAAACAACGCAGCCAAGGTTTTGAAATTGATGGTGATTACGCCATCAACGATCAATTAACCACCTTATTTTCATATGGCTATACAGACGTTGATTTTGTAGATTCTCCGGATAGTGCGAATAAACCAGTCAATGTGCCGATGCACAACGCAAGTGCTTGGTTATTTTATGATGTTACAGAAGAGTGGGGAGTCGGTACAGGTATCCTTTATGTAGGAGAGCGTGCAGGAAATCGTAGAAAAGACTACGACTACAAACTCGACGCTTATACGACAACCGATGTAACCCTTTGGTACCAACCTAGTTTCGCAAACGACCAGCTACGTATGCAGTTAACCGTTGCAAATATATTTGATGAGGATTACTACAGCGCTGGTTCAGATTCCACACAAAATGCAGTTTATTTAGGTGAACCTCGCACTGTCTCTTTAAAAGCAAAATACAGTTTTTAA
- a CDS encoding TRAP transporter large permease, whose protein sequence is MELVIFAGALFGAIIIGMPIAFALIMTGMALMFYMDMFNSQLIAENLVSGSNNFSLMAIPFFILAGELMNAGGITRRIIDLGMTMLGHKKGGMGYVTIVAAILFASLSGSAVADTVALGAILIPLMVKAGYDHNRSCGLIASSGIIAPILPPSIPLILFGVTSGVSISQLFIAGLAPGLMMGVLLIFVWWYVTRKEDIELLEKASLSERLHALKNALWALILPVIIVVGLRFGVFTPTEAGAVAAFYALFIGTFVYRELTPKRLYGVLVNCATLTSIIMFLVAASSIAAWMITMADIPGAVSELLQRWKDDPTTLMIIINILVLIIGMAMDLAPVILILTPVLMPVVTAAGIDPVYFGIVFVLNLSIGLLTPPVGTVLAAISSVGNTSMGAVTKGIAPFLLAQLALLIALILFPSLVLVPFHALYN, encoded by the coding sequence ATGGAGCTGGTCATTTTTGCTGGCGCGTTATTTGGCGCCATTATTATCGGTATGCCTATCGCCTTCGCGCTCATCATGACAGGCATGGCGCTGATGTTTTACATGGACATGTTTAACAGTCAGTTGATTGCAGAAAACCTAGTCAGCGGTAGCAATAATTTCTCTTTGATGGCCATTCCCTTCTTCATACTTGCAGGGGAGTTAATGAATGCAGGCGGGATTACCCGTCGAATCATTGATTTAGGCATGACCATGCTGGGTCACAAAAAAGGCGGTATGGGTTATGTAACCATTGTGGCAGCGATACTTTTTGCGTCGTTATCAGGTTCCGCCGTTGCCGACACCGTCGCTCTTGGCGCTATATTGATTCCACTCATGGTGAAAGCGGGTTATGACCACAACCGCTCTTGTGGCCTTATTGCCTCAAGTGGCATCATTGCCCCAATTTTACCGCCAAGCATTCCATTGATTTTATTTGGTGTCACCAGCGGTGTTTCTATCTCACAGCTTTTTATTGCGGGTTTGGCGCCTGGCCTAATGATGGGTGTGCTGCTTATTTTTGTATGGTGGTACGTAACGCGCAAAGAAGACATTGAATTACTAGAAAAAGCCAGTCTTAGTGAGCGTCTACACGCTCTAAAGAATGCGTTATGGGCGCTCATCCTGCCAGTCATTATTGTTGTTGGTTTGCGCTTTGGCGTCTTCACTCCAACCGAAGCGGGTGCTGTTGCGGCGTTCTACGCATTGTTTATTGGAACATTTGTCTATCGCGAACTCACACCTAAGCGTTTATATGGTGTGTTAGTAAATTGCGCGACCCTAACCAGTATTATTATGTTCTTGGTAGCGGCCTCTTCTATTGCCGCTTGGATGATCACCATGGCGGATATTCCGGGTGCTGTGTCTGAGTTACTACAACGCTGGAAAGACGACCCAACCACTCTAATGATCATTATCAACATCTTGGTATTAATCATCGGTATGGCGATGGACCTTGCGCCGGTTATCTTAATTTTGACTCCGGTTCTCATGCCTGTTGTTACAGCGGCAGGTATTGACCCTGTCTATTTTGGCATCGTCTTTGTGCTTAACTTAAGTATTGGTTTACTGACACCGCCAGTGGGAACGGTATTAGCGGCCATATCAAGTGTCGGCAACACCAGCATGGGAGCGGTTACAAAAGGTATTGCGCCTTTCTTATTGGCTCAACTGGCCTTGCTTATTGCGTTAATTCTGTTCCCTTCACTGGTCTTGGTGCCTTTCCATGCCCTGTATAATTAG
- a CDS encoding ArsR/SmtB family transcription factor, translated as MSKKFLLLTPEDGADVLKSLAAPARLAILSLLHEKGPMNVNDIADLLELPQSSTSSHINSLETVGLITTESQKGRKGSQKICRATHEEIVLSFSNTKQNQNNVIEVSMPVGLYSEFDVMAPCGLCSESGIVGFLDSPDTYLSPDRMRASLLWFTKGYVEYQFPNNARIAGQTVKELELVMELSSEVPGTSENWPSDIHISINGKTAAIWTAPGDYGDHQGKYTPDWWKLAGSQYGHLKSFRVTNNGTFVDGMRVSDISLKDLALEEHRSIRVRISVPNNAEHPGGINIFGKQFGNYDQDIILRLQS; from the coding sequence ATGAGTAAAAAGTTCTTATTGCTAACACCTGAAGACGGCGCTGATGTCCTAAAAAGCCTAGCGGCTCCAGCGCGTTTGGCAATTTTGTCCTTGCTACATGAAAAAGGGCCAATGAATGTTAATGATATTGCCGACTTACTCGAATTACCGCAGTCATCTACCTCCAGCCACATCAACTCCCTCGAAACAGTGGGTTTAATCACCACAGAAAGTCAAAAAGGTCGTAAAGGCAGCCAAAAAATATGCCGTGCGACACACGAAGAAATCGTCCTATCTTTCAGCAACACCAAGCAAAATCAAAATAATGTCATTGAAGTATCCATGCCTGTTGGCCTGTATTCTGAATTTGATGTGATGGCGCCTTGTGGCTTGTGCTCTGAGTCTGGCATTGTTGGATTCCTAGACAGCCCAGATACTTACCTTTCTCCAGACCGTATGCGAGCCAGCCTATTATGGTTCACCAAAGGCTATGTGGAATATCAATTCCCTAACAACGCCCGCATTGCAGGCCAGACAGTCAAAGAGCTAGAGCTGGTAATGGAGCTTTCTTCTGAAGTCCCTGGCACTTCTGAAAACTGGCCTTCGGACATCCATATTTCCATCAATGGCAAAACCGCTGCTATCTGGACCGCCCCTGGGGATTATGGCGACCATCAAGGCAAATACACGCCAGATTGGTGGAAGCTGGCAGGCAGCCAATATGGACATTTAAAAAGCTTCCGAGTCACTAATAACGGGACTTTTGTGGATGGCATGCGCGTCTCAGACATTTCTTTGAAAGACCTAGCACTTGAAGAGCACAGATCCATTCGGGTACGAATTTCAGTCCCTAATAATGCTGAACACCCTGGCGGCATCAATATTTTTGGCAAACAATTTGGCAATTACGACCAAGACATTATATTACGCCTTCAATCTTAA
- a CDS encoding mandelate racemase/muconate lactonizing enzyme family protein, with protein MKITKITIRRIAIPFTAGVRDIAPVKEEDKFNGASPNIDKMESLLVEVETDTGLVGWGEAFGHASNIVTYAALEHLVAPMFVGKNIANYEQHLYAAKRALHSFGSSGPMLYALSAIDIAIWDLKAQHAKQPLYKFLGGTTGKISLYASLVSYGNEPDKVRENVLRTANAGFKKIKLHETTYAAIAAARDALPDDVELMVDVNCPWNLTEATDNVTELKPLNLGWVEEPVWPPEDAAQLATIRKIGVPVSAGENASGPEGFEQLFKAGAIDIAQPSVSKIGGITGMYDVCKRAKHHNVQVVPHCFYYGAGMIATAHFIAATMPETSLEIPFIELADSLHPLNECPATFDLGDSLGLGFSPKPETLEKYTIASCLISEK; from the coding sequence ATGAAAATTACAAAAATAACAATTAGGCGCATCGCCATTCCATTTACGGCAGGAGTACGAGACATCGCCCCTGTAAAAGAGGAAGACAAATTCAACGGCGCCTCTCCTAATATCGACAAGATGGAATCGTTGCTCGTTGAAGTAGAAACAGATACCGGCCTAGTTGGCTGGGGCGAAGCGTTCGGTCATGCTTCAAACATCGTGACTTATGCGGCTTTAGAACACCTTGTTGCACCTATGTTTGTTGGCAAAAACATCGCAAATTACGAACAACACCTCTACGCAGCCAAGCGTGCATTGCATAGCTTTGGTAGCTCAGGTCCTATGCTCTATGCCTTATCAGCAATCGATATTGCCATTTGGGATCTTAAAGCACAGCATGCCAAGCAACCCCTGTACAAATTTCTTGGCGGCACTACGGGCAAGATCAGTCTTTACGCTAGCTTAGTGAGCTACGGTAACGAACCAGATAAAGTCCGTGAAAATGTCTTACGAACTGCCAATGCTGGCTTCAAAAAAATCAAACTACACGAAACAACCTATGCGGCTATTGCTGCTGCACGCGATGCATTGCCTGACGACGTAGAGCTCATGGTTGATGTTAATTGCCCTTGGAATCTTACGGAAGCAACAGACAACGTCACTGAGTTAAAACCGCTTAACTTAGGTTGGGTAGAAGAACCTGTTTGGCCGCCAGAAGATGCAGCTCAACTTGCAACCATTAGAAAAATTGGCGTGCCTGTCTCGGCGGGTGAAAACGCCTCTGGCCCAGAAGGGTTTGAACAGTTATTTAAAGCAGGAGCCATTGATATTGCTCAGCCAAGCGTCAGCAAAATAGGTGGTATTACAGGCATGTACGATGTGTGCAAACGCGCCAAACATCATAACGTACAAGTCGTACCTCACTGCTTCTACTATGGTGCCGGTATGATAGCGACTGCCCATTTCATCGCAGCCACCATGCCTGAAACATCATTAGAAATTCCCTTTATTGAGTTGGCTGATTCTCTTCATCCACTTAATGAATGCCCTGCAACATTCGATCTTGGAGATTCTCTAGGTCTAGGGTTCTCACCGAAGCCTGAAACCTTAGAGAAATACACCATAGCAAGCTGCTTAATTAGCGAAAAATAG
- a CDS encoding TRAP transporter small permease: MMKKLSRSVDLLLGIGMAGCLATMSCLVFSNVILRYLFDSGITWSEEMSRYLFVFMIFLGTTRAMKLNQHLNVDIFIKLMPFKWLRVALQLISAALMLYALWLLIDGSWQLVKININTLGPATNMPLWLLYAGAMIMGACMCLFILFGIRRLFENEQQQDALNKNHQEGEA, encoded by the coding sequence ATGATGAAAAAGCTATCTCGCTCTGTAGACTTACTACTGGGAATCGGCATGGCGGGTTGTCTGGCCACGATGTCCTGCCTTGTCTTCTCGAATGTCATTTTGCGCTACTTATTCGACTCAGGTATTACATGGTCGGAAGAAATGTCGCGCTACCTATTTGTTTTTATGATTTTTCTCGGCACGACACGAGCTATGAAGCTCAATCAACATTTGAATGTCGATATTTTCATAAAGCTTATGCCCTTCAAATGGCTACGAGTTGCGCTGCAACTTATTTCTGCGGCCTTAATGCTGTACGCCCTCTGGTTACTTATTGATGGTAGCTGGCAGCTAGTCAAAATAAACATTAACACCCTTGGCCCTGCTACTAATATGCCTCTATGGCTACTCTATGCTGGCGCCATGATTATGGGCGCTTGCATGTGCTTGTTTATTTTATTTGGCATTAGACGCTTATTCGAAAACGAACAGCAACAAGACGCTCTCAATAAAAATCATCAAGAAGGAGAAGCATAA
- a CDS encoding FadR/GntR family transcriptional regulator, producing the protein MKHDPLLSANSSDEPRREQKPQRNLAQKLVQEILHKIESKVLVPGDKLPKEADIMQEHGVSRTVVREALQRLQASGNVETKHGIGTFVLNNKGQGPMDLSFDYVNDAVEILELRIGLEVEIAGLAALRRTEEQLVEIRQALDALRAIDRNGHVSDAGSADFNFHLLIAKSAGNHYFVDIMQHMENSLVPRKRIDVSHVNHEHEEVYTAIERGDSYAARAAMRLHLTNSRERFLKLARK; encoded by the coding sequence GTGAAACATGACCCTTTATTGTCCGCTAATTCTTCTGATGAGCCCCGTCGGGAGCAAAAACCACAACGGAATCTGGCGCAGAAACTGGTTCAAGAAATACTGCATAAAATTGAAAGTAAGGTTTTAGTTCCCGGTGATAAGTTGCCTAAAGAAGCGGATATCATGCAAGAGCATGGCGTTAGCCGTACGGTTGTACGAGAAGCACTGCAGCGCCTTCAAGCATCAGGAAACGTTGAAACCAAACACGGTATAGGCACCTTTGTTTTAAATAATAAAGGGCAAGGGCCAATGGATCTGTCGTTTGATTATGTCAACGATGCTGTAGAGATCTTGGAGTTGCGCATTGGATTGGAAGTGGAAATAGCCGGTTTGGCTGCGTTACGACGCACCGAAGAGCAGCTGGTGGAAATTCGCCAAGCATTAGATGCCTTGCGAGCCATAGATAGAAACGGTCATGTATCAGACGCCGGGTCAGCGGATTTTAACTTTCATTTATTAATCGCTAAATCAGCAGGCAATCATTACTTTGTCGATATCATGCAGCACATGGAAAATAGTTTAGTGCCACGTAAGCGCATAGATGTGTCTCATGTGAATCATGAACACGAAGAAGTATATACCGCGATCGAACGAGGGGATTCCTATGCTGCGCGGGCTGCAATGCGCTTACATCTAACCAACAGCAGAGAGCGGTTCTTGAAACTGGCAAGAAAGTGA